Proteins encoded within one genomic window of Pedobacter africanus:
- a CDS encoding RagB/SusD family nutrient uptake outer membrane protein → MKYFIKRSWAARVAILIIFSVLSACKDYLDIIPDNIPTIDNSFTMRTEAEKYLYTCYSYMPKDGNLEQDPSLLGGDEIWAIDGPPKPNFNHTIFNIAQGRQATINPVGENIWVNLYRALRDCNIFLENIGKVPDLSEEERDQWIAEVKFLKAYYHFYLVRMYGPVPLIKENLPVEVDISSVKISRAPVDACFAYIVQLIDEGKDDLPPVVADPVKMLGRITKPIAYALKAKVLVTAASPLFNGNSEQATLKNPDGTQLFNQQVMPAKWDAAALACKEAIDICEAAGHRLYKFDRANSTFVLTDQIVQQLSLRNAFTERWNPEIIWANTQSLSANTQLQATPNVDFRYQDNNVIGYELAPPLKIVDMFYTKNGIPIEEDLQWNINQPAVRAGTPADQRYIKLNYETSSINFDREPRFYASLGFDGGVWYGQGYYTDATPTGTYYVSAKKGQPNGKGKPDFGSVTGYFIKKYVHFQNTQGASAGDYSINNYPWPIFRLAQLYLLYAEALNEKSGPAAEVYKYINLVRERAGLPAVEVAWPTYSSNKTKHLTPTGLREIIHREELIELAFEGARFWDLRRWKEAPQEYVKPIQGWDIEQSSTSLYYRKRLIFSPRFGLKDYFWPIRDNTILNNRNLVQNIGW, encoded by the coding sequence ATGAAATATTTTATAAAAAGGAGCTGGGCAGCAAGGGTCGCCATCCTTATTATTTTTTCTGTATTAAGTGCCTGTAAAGACTATCTGGATATTATTCCTGATAATATCCCTACCATAGACAATTCTTTTACGATGCGTACAGAGGCCGAGAAATACCTGTACACCTGTTATTCCTATATGCCTAAAGATGGCAATCTGGAACAGGACCCCTCACTACTTGGCGGGGATGAGATCTGGGCAATCGACGGCCCTCCTAAACCCAACTTTAACCATACCATTTTTAATATTGCCCAAGGCCGTCAGGCGACTATAAACCCTGTTGGAGAAAACATCTGGGTAAACCTATATCGGGCATTGCGCGATTGTAATATCTTTCTGGAGAACATTGGTAAAGTGCCCGACCTGAGCGAAGAAGAAAGGGACCAGTGGATTGCAGAGGTTAAATTTCTGAAAGCCTATTATCATTTCTACCTGGTTAGAATGTACGGGCCAGTTCCCCTGATCAAAGAAAATTTACCTGTTGAGGTTGATATTTCGTCTGTTAAAATTTCGAGGGCGCCTGTCGACGCCTGTTTCGCTTATATCGTGCAGCTTATTGATGAGGGCAAGGACGATCTTCCTCCGGTTGTCGCCGACCCGGTTAAAATGCTGGGCAGAATCACAAAGCCTATTGCCTATGCTTTAAAAGCCAAGGTGCTGGTTACTGCAGCAAGCCCGTTATTTAACGGAAATTCGGAACAGGCTACCCTAAAAAATCCCGATGGTACCCAGCTCTTCAATCAGCAGGTGATGCCTGCAAAATGGGATGCTGCGGCCCTGGCCTGCAAAGAGGCTATTGACATTTGTGAGGCCGCAGGTCACCGCCTTTATAAATTTGACCGTGCAAACTCAACTTTTGTGCTTACAGATCAGATCGTTCAGCAGCTGTCGCTCAGAAATGCTTTCACTGAAAGGTGGAACCCCGAAATTATCTGGGCAAACACCCAGAGCCTTTCGGCGAACACACAGTTGCAGGCCACACCGAACGTAGATTTTCGATATCAGGACAATAATGTTATCGGTTATGAACTTGCCCCACCCCTGAAAATAGTGGATATGTTTTATACCAAAAATGGCATCCCGATAGAGGAAGACCTTCAGTGGAACATCAACCAGCCAGCGGTACGGGCCGGAACACCAGCAGATCAGCGGTACATTAAACTTAATTATGAAACTTCCTCTATTAATTTTGACCGCGAGCCTCGCTTTTATGCCAGCCTTGGTTTTGATGGCGGGGTATGGTATGGCCAGGGTTATTATACGGATGCTACCCCTACCGGAACTTATTATGTCTCGGCAAAAAAAGGACAGCCCAATGGCAAGGGAAAGCCAGACTTTGGCTCGGTGACGGGTTATTTCATTAAAAAATACGTGCATTTCCAGAATACCCAGGGGGCATCGGCAGGTGATTACAGCATCAACAACTATCCATGGCCTATTTTCCGACTGGCTCAACTGTACCTGCTGTATGCAGAAGCGCTGAACGAAAAAAGCGGTCCTGCTGCAGAGGTATATAAGTACATTAACCTTGTGCGGGAAAGAGCAGGGCTGCCGGCTGTAGAGGTTGCCTGGCCTACCTATTCCAGCAATAAGACCAAACATTTAACCCCTACAGGTTTAAGGGAAATCATTCACCGCGAAGAGCTCATCGAGCTGGCATTTGAGGGCGCACGTTTCTGGGATTTGAGAAGATGGAAAGAAGCGCCCCAGGAATATGTCAAGCCTATTCAAGGCTGGGATATTGAGCAGTCGAGCACCAGCTTGTATTACCGCAAAAGGCTGATTTTCTCGCCAAGGTTCGGATTGAAGGATTATTTCTGGCCTATCCGCGACAATACCATATTAAACAATAGAAATTTAGTTCAGAACATAGGCTGGTAG
- a CDS encoding DUF2264 domain-containing protein, whose product MMYRRRFLSLIPPAALMGLNFNANATPVPVNLQSENAVIKNAESREYWVSVLTKIANPVLENLSRGTLKKNMPVEVNPTSTYDRSKVTYLEAFGRLMAGMAPWLELGPDQTEEGRLRGKYILLARKSLANAVDPVSPDFMQFSSQKYEQALVDASFLAHALIRAPKELWEPLDLKTKTNVIKALKATRSIKPTYNNWLLFMGMIEAFLIRIDEGGDVVRVDYALKKLEEWYKGDGIYGDGPKFHFDYYNSFVIHPMLLDIVKIMTDKGLEKPEVYDTILKRAVRYADIQERSISPEGTFPPIGRSLVYRFGALQALGQIALLSKLPPNIQPAQVRGAMSLVIKRIIEAPGTFDKNGWLTIGFCGHQIDVGEYYMSTGSLYLCTVGLLPLGLPANDMFWIGKPADWTSKKLWTGINMPADHSIP is encoded by the coding sequence ATGATGTACAGACGCCGTTTCCTATCTCTTATACCACCTGCAGCTTTAATGGGATTAAACTTTAATGCCAATGCCACTCCGGTGCCGGTTAACCTGCAGTCTGAAAATGCCGTTATTAAAAATGCGGAAAGCAGGGAATACTGGGTCTCGGTGCTTACCAAAATAGCCAATCCTGTGCTGGAAAACCTTAGCAGAGGAACCCTTAAGAAAAATATGCCGGTTGAAGTTAACCCCACCAGTACTTACGACCGCAGCAAAGTAACCTATCTGGAGGCTTTCGGCCGTTTAATGGCGGGAATGGCGCCCTGGCTGGAACTGGGCCCAGATCAGACAGAGGAGGGGCGTTTAAGGGGGAAATACATCCTGCTGGCACGTAAAAGCCTGGCCAATGCGGTAGACCCGGTCTCACCCGATTTTATGCAGTTCAGCTCACAAAAATATGAACAGGCACTTGTCGACGCTTCATTTTTAGCACATGCACTGATCAGGGCCCCCAAAGAGCTCTGGGAGCCCCTTGATCTTAAAACCAAAACCAACGTGATCAAGGCCCTTAAGGCTACCCGAAGCATTAAGCCCACTTATAACAACTGGCTGCTTTTTATGGGCATGATAGAGGCCTTTTTAATCCGCATAGATGAAGGAGGGGATGTCGTGCGTGTAGACTACGCCCTCAAGAAGCTGGAAGAGTGGTATAAAGGCGACGGCATATATGGTGATGGGCCGAAGTTTCATTTTGATTACTACAACAGCTTCGTGATACATCCGATGCTGCTCGATATTGTAAAAATAATGACGGATAAAGGTCTCGAAAAACCAGAAGTTTACGATACGATATTAAAGCGGGCCGTGCGTTATGCAGATATTCAGGAACGCAGCATTTCTCCTGAAGGTACATTTCCACCGATCGGAAGGTCGCTCGTTTACCGTTTTGGCGCCCTGCAGGCACTTGGGCAAATCGCACTGCTTTCCAAACTCCCGCCAAACATTCAGCCTGCGCAGGTGCGGGGGGCCATGTCGCTGGTGATTAAGCGAATCATAGAAGCACCAGGGACATTCGACAAGAATGGCTGGCTTACCATCGGATTTTGCGGCCACCAGATAGATGTAGGTGAATATTACATGTCTACCGGAAGCTTATATCTATGTACTGTAGGCCTGCTACCTCTTGGCTTGCCGGCTAACGATATGTTCTGGATAGGCAAACCGGCCGACTGGACCTCCAAAAAATTATGGACAGGTATAAATATGCCTGCCGACCATTCGATTCCATAA
- a CDS encoding glycoside hydrolase family 3 C-terminal domain-containing protein has translation MRLIRPTLLFLTFILCSNTRAQEKSGYIPLTQKERQKVELLLSKMTLEEKAHQLASFYPNGNKRLNIPHMQAGECLHGVVAAGTTSFPQAIAMASSWDPELIERIATVIAKEARALGIHHCYTPMLGVLRDARWGRFEEGYAEDAYLVSKIGAAFINGLQGRGKARFSKDHVVATAKHFVADSEPLLGANGAAVEISLRSLHEVHLPPFRAAVEEANVGSVMPAHHTLNGVPCHINTYTLNDVFRKEYGFGGLGVSDNNDLRWVQDRLFATETREETIGKALEAGVHTELAFKQTWADKRMYGPPLVAAVKSGKVPVKLLDEAVRKVLEFKIALRLDEEENPLGKEMTELQKGTKDADVNADVFFSQIDGSLSSPRKGYQEVLNNPAHDALALEAARKSIILLKNANNLLPFRRDQFKKIAVIGPNADTIRLGTYSTQQPKHFITVKQGIEDAVGKNAGVLYAKGTDIQHPNAQQITEAVDIAREADVCVLVLGDDDKTVMENVDRDDIALPGEQDKLMQAIMATGKPVVLVLLHGRPAAIQWAKDHVPAILDGWFLGQETGKVVAEALFGNINPSGKLTVTYPRNVGQVPAFYNTLIPGRPRMMWGTAEGATYPFGYGISYTQFKYSDVKLSKSTMNSRETTFAEVEVTNTGKVAGDEIVQLYIRDDISSLARPIKELKGFKRISLKPGETQKVALPINSRALEFWKDGRWITEPGSFTIMMGPSSEEFKTVKLQLTK, from the coding sequence ATGCGATTAATTAGACCCACACTACTCTTCTTAACCTTTATCCTATGTTCGAATACCCGGGCACAGGAAAAAAGTGGTTACATCCCTTTAACCCAAAAGGAAAGACAAAAAGTGGAGCTGCTCCTCAGTAAGATGACACTGGAAGAAAAAGCGCATCAGCTGGCCTCTTTTTATCCCAATGGGAACAAACGACTCAATATCCCGCATATGCAGGCCGGAGAATGCCTGCATGGTGTTGTTGCAGCGGGAACCACTTCTTTCCCCCAGGCCATTGCCATGGCCAGCTCCTGGGATCCGGAACTGATAGAACGTATAGCTACTGTAATTGCAAAAGAAGCCCGCGCGCTAGGCATCCATCACTGCTATACACCCATGTTGGGTGTGTTGCGCGATGCACGCTGGGGACGTTTTGAAGAGGGGTACGCGGAAGACGCCTACCTGGTCAGCAAAATTGGGGCGGCCTTTATCAACGGCCTGCAGGGCAGGGGGAAAGCGCGTTTCAGTAAAGACCATGTAGTGGCTACAGCCAAACATTTTGTGGCCGACAGCGAACCGCTATTGGGTGCAAACGGTGCTGCGGTTGAGATTTCCCTGCGCAGCCTGCACGAGGTCCACCTGCCACCCTTTCGGGCTGCCGTGGAAGAAGCAAATGTGGGCTCGGTGATGCCCGCACACCATACCTTGAATGGAGTGCCATGCCACATCAATACTTATACTTTAAACGATGTTTTCCGGAAGGAATATGGCTTTGGCGGACTGGGTGTTTCCGACAATAACGACCTGCGCTGGGTCCAGGACCGCCTCTTCGCTACCGAAACCCGGGAGGAAACGATTGGGAAGGCATTGGAAGCCGGCGTTCATACCGAGCTGGCCTTTAAACAGACCTGGGCCGATAAGCGTATGTACGGGCCTCCGCTGGTGGCTGCCGTAAAAAGTGGTAAGGTGCCGGTAAAACTACTGGATGAGGCAGTCAGGAAAGTCCTGGAGTTCAAAATCGCCCTGCGACTGGATGAAGAAGAAAACCCGCTTGGCAAAGAGATGACCGAGCTGCAAAAAGGAACAAAAGATGCAGATGTAAATGCCGATGTTTTTTTTTCGCAGATTGACGGTTCTTTATCCAGTCCAAGAAAGGGTTATCAGGAGGTACTCAATAACCCTGCGCATGATGCGCTCGCCCTGGAAGCTGCTCGTAAAAGCATCATCCTGCTAAAAAACGCGAATAACCTGCTGCCCTTCAGAAGAGATCAGTTCAAAAAAATTGCCGTAATAGGCCCCAATGCCGATACCATCCGATTAGGGACTTATTCTACCCAGCAACCCAAACATTTCATTACAGTTAAACAGGGCATTGAAGATGCGGTAGGCAAAAATGCCGGGGTACTTTATGCCAAAGGAACAGATATACAGCATCCTAATGCACAGCAGATTACTGAAGCAGTAGACATCGCCCGGGAGGCTGATGTCTGCGTGCTGGTATTGGGCGATGACGATAAAACGGTAATGGAAAATGTGGACCGGGATGATATTGCCCTGCCAGGCGAACAGGACAAACTTATGCAGGCCATAATGGCCACCGGAAAGCCGGTAGTGCTGGTTCTCCTGCATGGCCGTCCGGCAGCGATACAATGGGCCAAAGACCATGTTCCGGCCATCTTAGATGGCTGGTTTCTGGGCCAGGAAACAGGGAAAGTAGTTGCCGAAGCCCTTTTTGGCAACATCAATCCCTCCGGAAAACTAACCGTTACCTACCCAAGAAATGTTGGACAGGTCCCGGCTTTTTACAATACTTTAATACCTGGCCGGCCCAGAATGATGTGGGGTACAGCAGAGGGGGCTACCTATCCTTTTGGATATGGTATCAGTTATACACAGTTTAAATATTCGGATGTAAAGCTGTCGAAAAGTACAATGAACAGCCGGGAAACCACTTTTGCAGAAGTAGAAGTAACCAACACAGGTAAAGTAGCGGGGGATGAAATTGTTCAGCTTTACATACGTGATGATATTTCTTCCCTTGCCCGCCCCATTAAAGAACTCAAAGGCTTCAAACGCATCAGCCTGAAGCCGGGCGAAACACAAAAGGTTGCCCTGCCTATCAATTCGCGTGCGCTTGAGTTCTGGAAGGATGGCCGCTGGATTACTGAGCCAGGGAGCTTTACCATAATGATGGGGCCCAGTTCCGAAGAATTCAAAACCGTTAAACTTCAACTGACCAAATGA
- a CDS encoding SusC/RagA family TonB-linked outer membrane protein has product MNHKPNKPKIYLLLSSMLICCSLYAPAMIHELRKNTSYPDPGIFNPAVFQRVVTGTVFDETGQSLPGATIKVEGAERGAVTNIDGKYTIQVNSDTEVLIVSYIGYISQRIVIGDKKVLDVKLLPNPKNALDEVSVVAFGVQKKESVIGSITTVKPGDLKVPSSNLTTALAGRVAGVIAYQRSGEPGADNADFFVRGITTFGTNTRPLILIDGIELTTTDLARLQTDDIATFSIMKDATATALYGARGANGVILVTTKQGVAGKAKVSLRVENSASTATSDVELADPVTYMKLANEATATRSAITPVPYLEDKIENTANGLNPLVFPANDWKKMLFKDYATNQRYNLNVSGGGTVARYYVAGAFTQDNGLLKVDNKNNFNNNINLKSYSLRSNVNIDLTKSTELIVRLSGNFDDYNGPIDGGTTMYRKVMRSNPVLFPAYYPIDKDHQFVRHIMFGNAGLANNYINPYADMVRGYRDESRSQMLAQFELKQGLNAITEGLSARAMVNLTRTSNFSYTRSYNPFYYQLGGYDLLTDSYSVSIANTNGTEYLGFSEGPKTLNSTFYFESTLNYNRTFASKHEIGGLLVMIARQSLNANAEDLLQSLPSRNMGISGRATYAYDRRYFAEFNFGYNGTERFAANNRFGFFPSAGLAWSVSNEKFFEPLKRVVSNLRLRYTYGLVGNDQIGDIRDRFFYLSNTDLNNAGRRAVFGRDLTEVKNGVVVLRYPNPNITWERAIKQNMAMELSLFGKANIIAEYFTEQRDNILMSRASIPNTMGLSSDTKSNIGEASGRGIDVSLDMQHSWNKDLWLSVRGNFTYATSKYKVYEEPQYAEPWKYRVGNSLQQTFGYIAERLFVDDQEAANSPRQEFGGVYGGGDIKYTDVNRDGKVNEADMVPIGNPSVPEVVYGFGFSLSYKKFDISAFAQGSANQSFWIDPAATAPFVPYFYPNTSESTSGRIFTNQLLKAYADSHWSEENRDVYATLPRLSNTPNANNNQVSTWYMRNAAFLRLKQVEIGYTFPKKLVERIRAANFRIYASGTNLLMFSKFKIWDSEMAGNGLGYPLQKVFNFGLNLTF; this is encoded by the coding sequence ATGAACCACAAACCAAACAAACCAAAAATTTACCTGTTGCTTTCCAGCATGCTCATTTGCTGCTCGCTCTACGCACCGGCGATGATTCATGAACTGCGAAAAAACACATCCTATCCTGATCCGGGAATTTTTAACCCTGCTGTCTTTCAGCGGGTGGTTACAGGAACTGTCTTTGACGAAACAGGACAATCCCTGCCTGGTGCAACCATTAAAGTAGAAGGGGCTGAGCGGGGGGCTGTAACCAATATAGACGGTAAGTATACCATCCAGGTGAACAGTGATACCGAAGTACTTATTGTTTCTTATATCGGCTATATCAGTCAGAGAATTGTGATTGGAGATAAGAAAGTGCTGGATGTAAAGCTCTTGCCCAATCCAAAAAATGCACTTGATGAAGTTTCTGTAGTTGCCTTTGGTGTGCAGAAAAAGGAAAGCGTCATCGGTTCGATCACTACTGTCAAGCCGGGTGATCTGAAAGTCCCATCCAGCAACCTCACCACTGCCCTTGCAGGCAGGGTTGCAGGCGTAATTGCGTACCAGAGAAGCGGTGAACCCGGAGCCGATAATGCCGATTTTTTTGTCCGGGGGATCACCACCTTCGGCACGAATACCCGGCCCCTTATCTTAATTGATGGAATCGAACTCACCACCACAGACCTGGCTAGGTTGCAGACTGATGATATTGCTACCTTCTCTATCATGAAGGATGCTACTGCTACGGCACTGTATGGTGCACGCGGAGCAAACGGTGTAATTCTGGTAACAACCAAACAAGGTGTTGCCGGCAAGGCAAAAGTGTCTTTAAGGGTCGAGAACTCTGCCAGTACGGCCACCAGTGATGTTGAACTCGCAGATCCGGTGACCTATATGAAACTGGCAAACGAGGCAACGGCTACCAGAAGTGCCATCACACCGGTGCCCTACCTGGAAGATAAAATAGAAAATACCGCAAACGGCCTTAACCCCCTGGTCTTTCCGGCGAACGACTGGAAAAAAATGCTGTTTAAAGACTATGCTACCAACCAGCGGTACAACTTAAATGTTAGCGGCGGAGGTACAGTGGCCAGGTATTATGTAGCAGGTGCTTTTACACAGGACAATGGCTTGCTTAAGGTCGATAATAAGAACAACTTTAACAACAACATCAACTTAAAAAGCTACTCGTTGCGTTCCAACGTTAATATTGACCTCACTAAATCTACAGAACTGATTGTCCGCCTGAGTGGTAATTTTGATGACTACAACGGACCAATTGATGGAGGTACCACAATGTACCGCAAGGTAATGCGTTCCAATCCTGTACTTTTTCCGGCCTATTATCCCATCGATAAAGACCACCAGTTTGTAAGGCATATCATGTTTGGTAATGCCGGTCTGGCCAACAACTATATCAATCCCTACGCTGATATGGTAAGAGGCTACCGCGATGAAAGCAGATCGCAAATGCTGGCGCAGTTTGAACTTAAGCAGGGCCTCAATGCCATTACCGAAGGACTTTCTGCCAGGGCAATGGTGAATTTAACCCGTACCTCCAACTTTAGTTACACCCGGTCTTACAATCCCTTCTATTACCAGCTGGGAGGGTACGATCTGCTGACCGACAGCTATTCGGTATCCATAGCCAATACCAACGGTACAGAATATCTGGGCTTTTCGGAAGGGCCAAAAACCTTAAATTCTACTTTTTACTTTGAGTCTACCCTGAACTATAACCGCACTTTTGCCTCAAAACATGAAATAGGCGGATTGCTTGTAATGATAGCCAGGCAAAGTCTGAATGCCAACGCGGAAGACTTACTTCAATCCCTTCCTTCACGTAACATGGGGATATCAGGCCGCGCAACCTATGCGTACGACAGAAGGTATTTCGCAGAGTTTAACTTTGGTTATAACGGAACCGAAAGGTTTGCCGCGAATAACCGCTTTGGTTTCTTCCCATCCGCTGGTCTGGCCTGGAGCGTTTCTAATGAGAAGTTCTTTGAACCCCTGAAGCGGGTAGTGAGCAATTTAAGGCTCCGATATACCTACGGACTGGTAGGCAACGATCAAATTGGGGATATCAGGGACAGGTTCTTCTACCTGTCCAATACAGACTTAAACAATGCAGGCCGTCGCGCAGTCTTTGGAAGGGATTTAACCGAAGTAAAAAATGGTGTAGTAGTGCTCAGGTACCCTAATCCCAACATCACCTGGGAAAGGGCCATCAAACAAAACATGGCCATGGAGCTGAGCCTTTTTGGAAAAGCCAATATCATTGCCGAATATTTTACCGAACAACGCGACAACATTCTCATGTCACGGGCCTCCATCCCAAATACCATGGGTCTGTCTTCCGATACCAAATCTAATATCGGCGAGGCAAGCGGCCGTGGTATCGATGTGTCGCTCGATATGCAACATTCCTGGAACAAAGATCTTTGGCTGTCTGTACGCGGAAATTTTACTTATGCAACCAGTAAATACAAGGTATATGAAGAACCACAATATGCTGAGCCCTGGAAATATAGGGTAGGGAACTCCCTGCAGCAAACGTTTGGCTATATCGCAGAACGTTTATTTGTTGACGATCAGGAAGCAGCAAACTCACCGAGGCAGGAGTTTGGTGGTGTGTATGGTGGTGGAGATATCAAATATACCGATGTAAACCGTGATGGAAAAGTAAACGAGGCCGATATGGTGCCTATCGGAAATCCTTCCGTCCCTGAAGTGGTATATGGCTTTGGTTTTTCGCTTAGCTATAAGAAATTCGATATTTCTGCTTTTGCGCAAGGTTCGGCCAATCAGTCGTTCTGGATTGATCCCGCAGCCACTGCACCTTTTGTACCCTATTTTTATCCGAATACATCCGAATCAACATCCGGCAGGATATTTACCAATCAGCTGCTTAAGGCCTATGCCGATAGCCATTGGTCTGAGGAAAACCGTGATGTTTATGCCACTCTTCCCCGTCTCAGCAACACACCAAATGCCAATAACAACCAGGTTAGTACCTGGTACATGCGCAATGCGGCTTTTTTAAGGCTTAAACAGGTCGAAATTGGGTACACCTTTCCCAAAAAACTGGTCGAACGCATCAGGGCGGCAAACTTCCGTATTTATGCAAGTGGTACCAATCTGCTCATGTTCAGTAAGTTTAAAATATGGGATTCTGAAATGGCAGGCAACGGCCTCGGCTATCCCCTGCAAAAGGTCTTCAACTTCGGACTCAACTTAACCTTTTAA
- a CDS encoding DUF4998 domain-containing protein gives MKIRIYLSIVLPGIFMLSVLSACKRMDSTYDQYVVPNGIIYPGKATAPSLKSGYNRVQISWLRGTDPKVVRARIYWNNFTDSVEVPVPANQEVITHTISNLSEDYYSFTIKTFDKDGHVSVPVEVSGNVFGERYRATLLNRVVLSSTINLANVLTLQFEPALPGSTIVKSEVEYTSTSGVSKTVTVLPGVSLLQLTDYKLETGYKLRTQHLSPIAMDPLYAADQLVENFLLNKTEWKVIDFSSQNPDANNVSVPANMIDGNPATRWLTLASTSKYPHHITVDLGAARTVKTVSLWRWVQAAPDERGPNVVQFFGSANNTTWNDLGTYNFDRLTNNEQIYALPASTQFRYLKVVAISGPQTYVILGEVNVTVK, from the coding sequence ATGAAAATCAGAATATATTTATCAATTGTATTGCCTGGCATTTTTATGCTTTCTGTGCTCTCCGCCTGTAAAAGAATGGATAGTACATATGATCAGTATGTGGTGCCCAATGGCATCATCTACCCCGGAAAAGCCACCGCGCCAAGTCTCAAGTCAGGATATAACCGCGTACAGATCTCCTGGTTGCGGGGCACCGATCCAAAGGTGGTCAGGGCAAGGATTTATTGGAACAATTTTACGGATTCAGTAGAAGTTCCTGTTCCGGCAAACCAGGAGGTGATCACGCACACCATCTCCAATCTTTCAGAAGACTACTACAGCTTCACGATCAAAACATTTGATAAAGATGGTCATGTATCAGTTCCGGTTGAGGTATCGGGAAATGTTTTTGGCGAGCGATACCGCGCTACATTGCTAAACCGCGTGGTATTATCGTCAACAATTAACCTGGCAAATGTACTTACGCTTCAGTTTGAACCCGCCTTGCCCGGCAGCACCATTGTCAAATCAGAAGTGGAATATACCAGTACCTCTGGGGTTTCGAAAACCGTGACAGTTTTACCAGGGGTCTCGTTGCTGCAACTAACCGACTATAAGCTGGAAACCGGCTATAAGTTAAGAACCCAGCATTTAAGCCCCATTGCAATGGATCCACTTTATGCTGCTGATCAGCTGGTGGAAAACTTTTTGCTTAACAAAACAGAATGGAAGGTGATCGATTTTTCTTCGCAAAACCCCGACGCCAATAACGTTAGTGTCCCGGCAAATATGATTGATGGAAATCCTGCTACACGTTGGCTTACCCTGGCCAGCACCTCAAAATATCCACATCACATTACCGTTGATCTGGGCGCGGCAAGAACTGTGAAAACAGTAAGCCTTTGGCGTTGGGTGCAGGCCGCACCTGACGAACGTGGGCCTAACGTGGTACAGTTTTTTGGAAGCGCAAACAACACCACATGGAATGATCTGGGGACGTATAATTTCGACCGTTTAACCAATAACGAACAAATCTATGCCCTTCCCGCTTCAACACAGTTCCGTTACCTTAAAGTTGTTGCCATCAGCGGCCCTCAAACTTATGTCATTCTGGGAGAAGTAAATGTAACCGTGAAGTAA
- a CDS encoding DUF5000 domain-containing lipoprotein — MKKIAYLIIGLFIAAGLQGCKEDPRLDHHDTNAPAPAQVTDFKQENTPGGANIIYRLNADVNLAYLKAVYEIQPGVFKETKSSVYTDTLKLEGFGDTREYDIKIYSVGKNEKESAPVIVKIKPLPPPVELAFNDLSIEPGFGGVKVRVKNELQASLAIVIDADTSGSGLLRPLQTFYTKSAAGSYSVRGLTATPKKFSVYLRDRWGNKSQAIVKDLTPLFEQRVPKPFAMYALPTDQAALAPNVLANIWDGLVNLNIYASANNSPIPQWFTVDLKIPVVLSRMKMHQRTPPYTYTGANVKVFELYGSNAPALDGSWASWTLIGKFDSFKPSGSVGVTKEDEAYGFTNGEDFEMPDTPPAYRYLRFKTLETWGGTGQVTLAEITFWGKL; from the coding sequence ATGAAAAAAATAGCATACCTCATTATTGGCCTGTTCATAGCGGCAGGTTTGCAAGGCTGTAAAGAAGACCCACGGCTGGATCATCATGATACCAATGCTCCTGCGCCTGCACAGGTAACAGACTTTAAGCAGGAAAATACCCCGGGAGGGGCAAATATCATTTACCGGTTAAATGCAGATGTTAATCTGGCGTACCTGAAGGCGGTATATGAAATCCAGCCCGGTGTTTTTAAAGAAACCAAATCCTCAGTATATACCGACACACTTAAACTGGAGGGTTTTGGCGATACCAGGGAGTACGACATCAAAATCTATAGTGTAGGCAAAAACGAAAAGGAATCAGCCCCGGTTATTGTTAAGATCAAACCTCTCCCTCCACCTGTTGAGCTCGCTTTTAATGATCTGAGCATTGAGCCGGGTTTTGGTGGGGTAAAGGTGAGGGTTAAAAATGAGCTGCAGGCCAGCCTTGCCATAGTGATTGATGCCGATACATCCGGAAGCGGATTGCTTAGGCCCCTGCAAACATTTTATACCAAATCTGCTGCCGGATCTTATTCTGTCCGGGGCCTTACCGCTACGCCTAAAAAATTCTCTGTTTACCTTCGCGATCGCTGGGGAAATAAGTCGCAGGCCATTGTAAAGGACCTTACACCGTTGTTTGAACAGCGTGTTCCCAAGCCCTTTGCCATGTATGCACTGCCAACCGATCAGGCTGCGCTTGCGCCCAATGTGCTTGCCAATATATGGGATGGCCTGGTTAACCTGAACATTTATGCATCTGCAAATAACTCACCTATTCCACAGTGGTTCACGGTCGATCTTAAAATTCCTGTGGTATTGAGCCGAATGAAAATGCATCAGCGCACACCTCCCTATACCTATACCGGGGCCAATGTAAAAGTGTTTGAATTGTATGGATCCAATGCGCCTGCCCTCGATGGCAGTTGGGCTTCCTGGACGCTCATTGGTAAATTCGACTCTTTTAAACCTTCGGGCAGTGTAGGTGTAACCAAGGAAGATGAGGCTTACGGCTTTACCAATGGCGAAGATTTTGAAATGCCGGATACACCACCGGCTTATCGCTATCTGCGTTTTAAAACCTTGGAAACCTGGGGCGGAACCGGACAGGTTACCCTGGCGGAAATCACTTTTTGGGGCAAACTATAA